Proteins from a genomic interval of Cheilinus undulatus linkage group 15, ASM1832078v1, whole genome shotgun sequence:
- the mid1ip1a gene encoding mid1-interacting protein 1A, producing MMMQLTETPNQKNSLFNAMNRFIGAVNNMDQTIMVPSLLRDVPFEEDRLSHLKTEEEEGDMYSYYQQLKSIRRDIEWGVRCAAADERRKEGMMITRMNSTASSSSSASSSSASSSTSEEDYEEDEDLEKQFQFHLIGLQGVLSKLTQQANSLTKRYKQEIGIGGWGQ from the coding sequence ATGATGATGCAGCTGACAGAAACCCCCAACCAGAAGAACTCCCTCTTCAACGCCATGAACCGCTTCATCGGCGCAGTGAACAACATGGACCAGACCATCATGGTGCCCAGTTTGCTGCGGGACGTCCCGTTTGAGGAGGACCGATTGAGTCACCTGAAAACCGAAGAGGAAGAGGGGGACATGTACAGCTACTACCAGCAGCTCAAATCCATCCGCAGGGACATCGAGTGGGGGGTCAGGTGCGCTGCGGCCGACGAGAGGCGGAAGGAAGGCATGATGATCACCCGCATGAACTCCACCgcgtcctcctcttcctccgcATCATCTTCATCAGCTTCATCATCGACATCCGAGGAGGATTACGAGGAGGATGAAGATCTGGAGAAGCAGTTCCAGTTCCACCTGATAGGACTGCAAGGGGTGCTGTCCAAGCTCACACAGCAGGCAAACTCTCTCACCAAGCGCTACAAGCAAGAGATTGGAATCGGAGGATGGGGCCAGTAA